In a genomic window of Aeromicrobium panaciterrae:
- the coaD gene encoding pantetheine-phosphate adenylyltransferase, producing the protein MTKVVCPGSFDPVTNGHLDIIERAARLFDEVVVAVLVNESKQGLFSIEERKDLLAEATSHLPNVSVASFKGLLVDFCTANGIAAIVKGLRAVTDFDYELQMAQMNGSLTEVDTVFIPTTPEYSFLASSLVKEVAKHGGDVSGLVPDFVLDKLKAKFA; encoded by the coding sequence ATGACGAAGGTCGTGTGCCCCGGCTCGTTTGACCCCGTGACCAATGGTCACCTCGACATCATCGAACGCGCTGCGCGCCTGTTCGACGAGGTTGTCGTTGCGGTGCTGGTCAACGAGTCAAAGCAGGGACTGTTCTCGATCGAGGAGCGCAAGGACCTGTTGGCCGAGGCCACCTCGCACCTGCCCAATGTCTCGGTCGCTTCGTTCAAGGGTCTTTTGGTCGACTTCTGCACCGCCAACGGCATCGCTGCGATCGTCAAGGGTCTGCGCGCTGTCACGGACTTCGACTACGAGCTCCAGATGGCGCAGATGAACGGCAGCCTCACCGAGGTCGACACAGTGTTCATCCCGACGACTCCCGAGTACTCGTTCCTCGCATCAAGCTTGGTCAAGGAAGTTGCCAAGCACGGTGGAGACGTTTCTGGCCTCGTCCCCGACTTCGTCCTGGACAAGCTCAAAGCCAAATTCGCTTAG
- the rsmD gene encoding 16S rRNA (guanine(966)-N(2))-methyltransferase RsmD produces MTRIIAGAYGGRQIKTPKGDGTRPTSDRVREALFSSLESELGGFDGLRVLDLFAGSGALGLESLSRGAIHATFVESDARAAAVVKQNIEALGAPGVVVRTTVERYLTTLPGEPFDLVFLDPPYAVTTDAVSEFVSSLTDVWTAPDALFVVERSTRDPFVWPEGVEGLRNKKYGETTLWYGR; encoded by the coding sequence ATGACCCGCATCATCGCCGGCGCGTACGGCGGACGACAGATCAAGACACCCAAGGGCGACGGAACGAGGCCGACGAGCGATCGAGTCCGCGAGGCGCTGTTCTCATCGCTCGAGTCCGAGCTGGGTGGCTTCGACGGCTTGCGCGTACTCGACCTCTTCGCCGGATCGGGCGCCCTTGGCCTCGAGTCGCTTTCGCGGGGAGCGATCCACGCCACGTTCGTCGAATCGGATGCTCGAGCCGCGGCGGTCGTGAAGCAGAACATCGAAGCGCTGGGTGCGCCCGGAGTCGTCGTCCGTACGACAGTCGAGCGCTATCTGACCACCTTGCCCGGCGAGCCCTTTGATCTGGTCTTCCTCGACCCGCCGTACGCGGTGACGACAGATGCCGTCTCGGAGTTCGTATCGTCGCTCACCGACGTCTGGACGGCGCCAGACGCGCTGTTTGTCGTCGAGCGCTCCACCCGCGATCCCTTCGTGTGGCCAGAGGGTGTCGAAGGTCTCAGGAACAAGAAGTACGGAGAGACGACGCTTTGGTACGGTCGCTGA
- the recG gene encoding ATP-dependent DNA helicase RecG — MVGLDTKLGNILGDKTAKPLATAFEMKTVGDLLRHYPRRYAELGKLTDLSELVVGQHVTIMARIDSVKNHSFGSGGRRTRTEVVVTDGTGYLTLTFFQQAWRLKSMVPGTLGLAAGEVTEFNRKLQLTHPDWESIEASDDPTEASRLSRGIIPIYKATAKMATWKIERCVGMCLDAIDPVADPLPTDVRDPRGFFDLMGSFEAIHRPRNAKDWQRARDRFRFEEAFVVQTVFAQRRLAVENERAKARPVAPGGLRERFEQQLPFTLTAGQSGVLAEIAADIEKPHPMHRLLQGEVGSGKTIVALLAMLQVIDSGGQAALLAPTEVLASQHYRAITGLLGDLAKGGMLGGADGATRVRLLTGSMGAKARNESLLDAASGEAGIVVGTHALIQDHVQFAELGLLVVDEQHRFGVEQRSALVDRAEVTPHVLVMTATPIPRTIAMSVFGDLEVSTLRELPAGRQPIQTTVVPSDRRSWLDRAWERVREEVGNGRQAYVVVSRIGEGGEVDDKDTRSLVELADELTAGPLQGLRVGSLHGRMSSEEKDAAMNSFSGGSLDVLVATTVVEVGVDVPNATVMVIMDADRFGMSQLHQLRGRVGRGSEKGLCLLVTSAEEGSPARERLDAVAGTNDGFELSRLDVELRREGDVLGARQSGVRSSLRLLSVVRDGEIIDEARTAAELVVAADPSLSCHPALADAVADLERSEQADYLERT; from the coding sequence ATGGTCGGCCTCGACACCAAGCTCGGCAACATCCTTGGCGACAAGACGGCCAAGCCATTGGCCACGGCGTTCGAGATGAAGACCGTCGGCGATCTGCTGCGGCACTACCCGCGCCGGTACGCCGAGCTCGGCAAGCTCACCGATCTCTCCGAGCTGGTGGTCGGCCAGCACGTCACGATCATGGCCCGCATTGACTCGGTCAAGAACCACTCGTTCGGGTCGGGCGGTCGGCGTACGCGTACGGAGGTTGTCGTCACGGACGGCACCGGATATCTCACGCTGACGTTCTTCCAGCAGGCCTGGCGGCTCAAGTCGATGGTCCCCGGCACGCTGGGTCTCGCTGCCGGTGAGGTGACCGAGTTCAACCGCAAGCTCCAGCTCACGCACCCCGACTGGGAGTCGATCGAAGCGTCCGACGATCCGACCGAGGCGAGTCGGCTGAGCCGCGGCATCATCCCGATCTACAAGGCCACCGCCAAGATGGCGACCTGGAAGATCGAACGCTGCGTCGGTATGTGCCTCGATGCAATCGACCCAGTCGCTGATCCGCTGCCAACCGACGTACGAGACCCGCGTGGGTTCTTTGACCTGATGGGCTCGTTCGAGGCAATCCACCGTCCTCGCAATGCGAAGGACTGGCAGCGTGCTCGAGATCGCTTCCGGTTCGAGGAAGCGTTCGTCGTACAGACCGTGTTCGCGCAGCGGCGTCTCGCGGTCGAGAACGAGCGCGCGAAGGCGCGACCAGTCGCGCCGGGGGGACTGCGCGAGCGGTTCGAGCAGCAGCTCCCGTTCACGTTGACTGCCGGTCAGAGCGGGGTTCTCGCTGAGATTGCCGCGGACATCGAGAAACCCCATCCGATGCACCGACTGCTCCAGGGCGAGGTGGGTTCCGGTAAGACGATCGTGGCTCTGCTCGCGATGCTCCAGGTCATCGACTCAGGCGGCCAAGCGGCCCTGCTCGCGCCCACAGAAGTACTGGCATCGCAGCACTATCGGGCAATCACCGGGCTGCTGGGGGATCTTGCCAAAGGCGGCATGCTCGGCGGCGCCGATGGGGCCACCCGCGTACGGCTGCTGACTGGCTCGATGGGTGCCAAGGCGCGCAACGAGTCGCTCCTCGATGCTGCGTCCGGCGAAGCCGGGATCGTGGTTGGTACGCATGCCTTGATCCAGGATCACGTGCAGTTCGCCGAGCTTGGACTCCTTGTTGTCGACGAGCAACACCGCTTTGGCGTCGAGCAACGGTCAGCGCTGGTCGACCGCGCCGAAGTGACGCCCCACGTACTCGTCATGACTGCAACGCCGATCCCACGAACCATCGCGATGAGCGTCTTCGGCGACCTCGAAGTGTCGACGCTGCGAGAGCTCCCGGCAGGGCGCCAACCGATCCAGACCACCGTCGTACCGTCTGATCGCCGTTCATGGCTCGACCGCGCGTGGGAACGCGTACGTGAAGAAGTCGGCAACGGCCGTCAGGCGTACGTCGTGGTCTCGCGCATCGGTGAGGGCGGCGAGGTCGATGACAAGGACACCCGCTCGCTGGTCGAGCTGGCAGATGAGCTGACAGCTGGGCCGCTCCAGGGTCTGCGAGTTGGCAGCCTTCACGGCCGCATGAGTTCTGAGGAGAAGGACGCAGCCATGAACTCGTTCTCCGGCGGCTCTCTCGACGTACTCGTCGCAACGACGGTCGTCGAGGTTGGCGTCGACGTACCCAACGCCACCGTCATGGTGATCATGGACGCCGATCGATTCGGAATGTCGCAGCTTCACCAGCTACGAGGACGCGTGGGACGAGGCAGCGAGAAGGGTCTCTGCCTGTTGGTGACGTCAGCCGAGGAGGGCTCGCCGGCACGCGAGCGCCTTGATGCAGTCGCCGGCACCAATGACGGCTTCGAGCTCTCGCGGCTCGACGTCGAGCTCCGTCGCGAAGGTGACGTCTTGGGCGCCCGTCAATCCGGTGTGCGTTCGAGCCTGCGCCTGCTGTCGGTCGTACGCGACGGTGAAATCATTGATGAAGCGCGTACTGCTGCCGAACTTGTGGTCGCCGCCGATCCGTCGCTGTCGTGCCACCCAGCACTCGCCGATGCCGTCGCCGATCTGGAGCGTTCCGAGCAAGCCGACTACCTGGAGCGCACATGA
- a CDS encoding DAK2 domain-containing protein: MGLTLNSTAFRAWTQLCAEALSVARAEIDALNVFPVPDGDTGTNAYLTFVSGADAVNALPRGTELQALVKAYVDGLLTGAKGNTGVILSQLVRACFSDLDLASNVTATDVAASFVAAADAAYAAVGVPVEGTILSVARAAAVGATEAAEAGVDGRTVFGKAANSARVALARTPEQMEVLARAGVVDAGGRALVVVLDATEQALTGRVPEKVTAPVPVPVLVPGDDLSADGPSYEVMYLLDADDDAIPELRAKLLPLGDSLVVVGGDRLWNIHVHVDDVGAAIEAGIAAGRPYRVTVTHFADQIAQRPKGGRVVIAATTGAGLTALCEEAGAQPLAFTREAPLTVAAMSASLKDSGADEIIVLPNNYRYIGQFEAAAQAARQDGIRVAVIPTTAQVQGLAALAVHDPGLGFDEVVVAMSSAAAHTQHGAVTIATEPGMTMVGPCKPGDVLGVIAGDFAVVGNDVFEVTVEVLDRILSPGGEMVTVVLGEGGADGVEAHLTEHLRQARPDVDLVVYDGGQENYPLFIAVE; this comes from the coding sequence ATGGGCCTCACCCTCAACTCCACGGCGTTTCGGGCGTGGACTCAGCTGTGCGCTGAAGCCCTTTCTGTCGCTCGGGCCGAGATCGATGCCCTCAACGTGTTCCCGGTCCCTGATGGCGACACCGGCACGAACGCGTACCTGACCTTCGTGTCCGGCGCAGACGCAGTCAACGCGCTTCCCAGGGGCACGGAGCTTCAGGCGCTGGTCAAGGCGTACGTCGATGGGCTGCTCACGGGCGCCAAGGGCAATACCGGCGTGATCCTGTCGCAGCTCGTACGCGCCTGCTTCTCTGACCTCGACCTCGCGAGCAACGTGACTGCCACCGATGTTGCTGCGTCGTTCGTCGCCGCCGCCGACGCTGCGTATGCCGCGGTCGGCGTACCGGTCGAGGGCACGATCCTCTCGGTGGCCCGCGCTGCTGCCGTCGGAGCCACGGAGGCTGCTGAGGCAGGCGTCGATGGCCGTACGGTCTTCGGCAAAGCCGCCAACTCGGCTCGCGTTGCATTGGCGCGCACACCGGAGCAGATGGAAGTGCTGGCCCGCGCTGGCGTCGTCGACGCAGGCGGCCGTGCGCTGGTCGTCGTGCTCGATGCCACGGAGCAAGCCCTCACCGGACGCGTGCCGGAGAAGGTCACCGCGCCCGTGCCCGTGCCGGTTCTCGTACCCGGCGATGACCTCAGCGCCGATGGACCCTCGTACGAGGTGATGTACCTGCTCGATGCGGATGACGACGCGATCCCTGAGTTGCGAGCGAAGCTGCTGCCGCTTGGCGACTCGCTCGTCGTGGTCGGCGGCGACCGGCTCTGGAACATCCACGTGCACGTCGACGACGTGGGTGCTGCGATCGAGGCCGGAATCGCGGCCGGTCGGCCCTACCGGGTCACCGTCACCCACTTCGCCGACCAGATCGCGCAGCGCCCCAAGGGCGGGCGCGTGGTTATCGCTGCGACAACAGGCGCTGGTCTCACGGCGCTGTGCGAGGAAGCCGGAGCGCAACCGCTCGCATTTACGCGCGAAGCGCCGCTGACGGTCGCCGCAATGAGTGCATCGCTCAAGGACTCGGGCGCCGACGAGATCATCGTGCTGCCCAACAACTACCGCTACATCGGCCAGTTTGAAGCCGCAGCGCAGGCGGCGCGACAGGACGGCATACGTGTGGCTGTCATCCCGACCACCGCCCAAGTGCAGGGACTCGCAGCGTTGGCCGTTCACGATCCGGGCCTTGGCTTTGACGAGGTTGTCGTTGCCATGTCGAGCGCTGCCGCGCATACGCAGCACGGCGCCGTCACGATCGCGACCGAGCCCGGTATGACGATGGTCGGACCGTGCAAGCCAGGTGACGTACTCGGCGTGATCGCCGGTGACTTCGCGGTTGTCGGCAACGACGTGTTCGAGGTGACCGTCGAAGTGCTCGATCGCATCCTGTCGCCGGGCGGCGAGATGGTGACCGTCGTGCTTGGCGAGGGCGGCGCCGACGGCGTCGAGGCGCACCTGACCGAGCACCTGCGCCAGGCCCGACCGGACGTCGACCTCGTGGTCTATGACGGGGGCCAGGAGAACTACCCGCTCTTCATCGCGGTCGAGTGA
- the rpmB gene encoding 50S ribosomal protein L28: protein MAAVCDVCGKGPGFGHNVSHSHRRTKRRFDPNIQRVRAVVEGTPKRVNVCTSCLKAGKVSR from the coding sequence GTGGCTGCGGTTTGTGATGTGTGCGGCAAGGGACCCGGCTTCGGCCACAACGTCTCCCACTCGCACCGACGCACGAAGCGTCGTTTCGATCCCAACATCCAGCGTGTTCGCGCTGTGGTTGAGGGCACCCCGAAGCGCGTCAATGTCTGCACGTCGTGCCTCAAGGCCGGCAAGGTCAGCCGCTAA
- a CDS encoding amidase, protein MTNETNSRVHAFTDDALGDLDAVGVAAAIAAGTISAREAAEAAIARAEAVNPAINAIQVPDFDRALKAADNPAPGLLSGVPSFVKDNTEVEGLTTDQGSLAVKSRVATKNEAFTDQFLSAGFTMLGKSTMPEFGFNASTEYATLPPTRNPWNTGYSAGASSGGAAALVASGVVPIAHANDGGGSIRIPAAACGLVGLKPTRGRVAPAHAAASLPVDIISNGVVTRSVRDTAHFMAATQIHQAAAGMPELGLVEGPSDRRLKIGLIVDSITGFSTDDDTRKAVEHTAGLLTSLGHDVVEVELPVDQKFMEDFKHYWAMLAFSTQHFGKRVMSPDFDKTLTDPFTRGLAKTFKRNAWRTPAAIRGLKRSTQVYHQAFADVDVILSPTLAYATPELGHLSPAVDFPVVFERLINYAAFTPLNNASGGPAISLPLGRSSADMPIGVHISADHGDEQTLLEIAYELEAAQPFAKIQR, encoded by the coding sequence GTGACCAACGAGACCAACTCCCGAGTACACGCCTTCACCGATGACGCTCTCGGCGACCTCGACGCAGTCGGGGTCGCCGCTGCCATTGCTGCAGGCACCATCAGCGCACGCGAAGCTGCAGAAGCCGCGATCGCCCGCGCCGAGGCCGTCAACCCGGCCATCAACGCCATTCAGGTACCCGACTTCGATCGGGCACTGAAGGCTGCCGACAACCCCGCCCCCGGACTTCTGTCCGGCGTGCCCAGCTTCGTCAAGGACAACACCGAGGTCGAAGGGCTCACGACCGACCAGGGCTCACTTGCGGTGAAGTCGCGTGTGGCAACCAAGAACGAAGCGTTCACTGACCAGTTCCTGTCAGCCGGGTTCACCATGCTCGGCAAGTCGACGATGCCGGAGTTCGGATTCAACGCCAGCACTGAGTACGCCACGCTCCCGCCGACCCGCAACCCCTGGAACACCGGCTACTCGGCAGGCGCATCCTCGGGTGGCGCCGCAGCTCTCGTGGCGTCTGGCGTCGTACCAATCGCCCACGCCAACGATGGCGGCGGCTCGATTCGTATCCCGGCAGCCGCATGCGGTCTCGTGGGCCTCAAGCCCACCCGCGGTCGCGTCGCACCCGCTCACGCCGCAGCCTCGCTGCCGGTCGACATCATCTCCAACGGAGTCGTGACGCGGTCTGTACGCGACACCGCGCACTTCATGGCTGCGACCCAGATCCACCAGGCCGCCGCCGGAATGCCCGAGCTCGGATTGGTCGAAGGGCCGTCGGATCGTCGACTGAAGATCGGCCTGATCGTCGACTCGATCACCGGTTTCTCCACTGACGACGACACCCGCAAGGCGGTCGAGCACACCGCTGGCCTCCTCACGTCGCTCGGTCACGACGTCGTCGAGGTCGAGCTCCCGGTTGATCAGAAGTTCATGGAGGACTTCAAGCACTACTGGGCGATGCTGGCGTTCTCAACGCAGCACTTCGGCAAGCGGGTCATGAGCCCCGACTTCGACAAGACCCTCACCGATCCGTTCACCCGCGGACTGGCCAAGACGTTCAAGCGCAATGCGTGGCGTACTCCGGCCGCGATCCGCGGACTCAAGCGATCGACGCAGGTCTATCACCAGGCATTCGCGGACGTCGACGTGATTCTGTCGCCGACGCTCGCCTACGCGACGCCTGAGCTGGGACACCTGTCCCCCGCCGTCGACTTCCCCGTCGTCTTCGAGCGCCTGATCAACTACGCAGCGTTCACCCCGCTCAACAACGCGTCCGGTGGACCGGCAATCTCGCTACCGCTCGGTCGGTCGTCCGCGGACATGCCGATCGGCGTACACATCTCGGCTGATCACGGTGACGAGCAGACGCTGCTGGAGATCGCGTACGAGCTCGAGGCTGCCCAACCCTTCGCCAAGATCCAGCGCTGA
- a CDS encoding thiamine-phosphate kinase, with protein MDSGAGGEPTVGEVGEFGLIELIRQGIGTSKHVLIGPGDDAAYLATSDGKVLVSTDLLVENRHFRRDWSSPYEIGRKAAACNLSDINAMGGVATGLTIGFGAPADLPVAWAVDMVRGFEEECSKVGAHIVGGDVTASDLIILAVTALGDAVRPVRRDGALPGDVVAFAGQLGLAGAGFAALSRGFRSPRAAVDAHRIPTPPYAAGPQAANAGATAMTDISDGLLADLGHIAESSGVAIDLTSSAFTLPEPVVTVGEALGADGMAFMLTGGDDYALVATFSSETTLPKGWTRIGVVSDGSGVTVDGKPYEGPAGHQHWR; from the coding sequence ATGGACTCTGGTGCAGGTGGTGAACCGACAGTCGGTGAGGTTGGCGAATTCGGGCTGATCGAGTTGATCCGCCAGGGCATCGGCACCAGCAAGCACGTGTTGATCGGGCCTGGCGATGACGCCGCGTACCTAGCAACCAGTGACGGCAAGGTTCTCGTGTCGACCGATCTGCTGGTGGAGAACCGGCACTTCCGGCGCGACTGGTCGAGCCCGTACGAGATCGGTCGCAAGGCGGCCGCGTGCAACCTTTCGGACATCAACGCCATGGGAGGTGTGGCGACCGGGCTGACGATCGGCTTCGGAGCTCCCGCAGACCTGCCGGTGGCGTGGGCCGTCGACATGGTGCGAGGTTTCGAGGAGGAGTGCTCGAAGGTCGGCGCCCATATCGTCGGCGGTGACGTCACGGCGTCAGACCTGATCATCCTTGCGGTGACAGCACTCGGCGACGCCGTACGACCTGTGCGTCGCGATGGTGCACTGCCGGGCGATGTCGTCGCGTTCGCAGGCCAGCTCGGACTCGCTGGCGCCGGATTCGCTGCGCTCAGTCGCGGATTCCGCTCGCCGCGCGCCGCCGTGGATGCGCACCGAATCCCCACCCCGCCGTATGCGGCCGGGCCCCAGGCAGCGAATGCGGGAGCAACCGCAATGACCGACATCAGTGACGGGTTGCTGGCCGACCTCGGTCACATCGCTGAGTCCAGTGGTGTCGCCATCGACCTCACGTCGTCAGCGTTCACGCTTCCCGAGCCGGTTGTCACGGTCGGAGAGGCCCTTGGTGCAGACGGCATGGCGTTCATGCTCACCGGCGGCGACGACTACGCGTTGGTCGCCACATTCAGCTCCGAAACGACCCTGCCGAAGGGCTGGACGCGCATCGGCGTCGTATCCGACGGCTCGGGTGTGACAGTCGACGGCAAGCCGTACGAAGGCCCTGCGGGCCACCAGCACTGGCGCTAG
- a CDS encoding Lrp/AsnC ligand binding domain-containing protein, translating into MAVQAYILVQTEVGKAADVARAIADIEGVTMAEDVTGPYDVIVRAEGASVDELGAMVVTKVQGVPGITRTLTCPIVRI; encoded by the coding sequence ATGGCTGTTCAGGCCTACATCCTCGTCCAGACCGAGGTCGGCAAAGCGGCCGATGTCGCCCGGGCAATCGCCGACATAGAGGGCGTCACGATGGCCGAGGACGTCACCGGCCCGTACGACGTCATCGTCCGCGCCGAGGGCGCCAGCGTCGATGAGCTTGGCGCCATGGTCGTCACCAAGGTGCAGGGCGTTCCCGGCATCACCCGCACGCTGACCTGCCCGATTGTGCGCATCTGA
- a CDS encoding DUF3515 family protein: protein MKRLLPALLLLAGCSSGLVVDTYPTTPDTDADCKALYADGVQKVAGQKQVLVKGSKATAWGDPAIILRCGVTKPDELLATSRCDMVADVGWFTEKIADGYLFTTIGRQFFISVEVPAAYDPAADALVDIAPSVLKHDPVVKACV, encoded by the coding sequence GTGAAGCGACTCCTGCCCGCGCTGCTGTTGCTCGCGGGGTGCAGTTCGGGGCTCGTGGTGGACACGTACCCCACGACGCCTGACACCGACGCTGACTGCAAAGCCCTGTACGCCGACGGCGTCCAGAAGGTTGCGGGTCAGAAGCAGGTGCTCGTGAAGGGTTCGAAGGCCACGGCATGGGGTGATCCAGCGATCATCCTGCGCTGCGGCGTCACCAAGCCAGATGAGCTCCTGGCGACATCACGCTGCGACATGGTCGCCGATGTCGGCTGGTTCACCGAGAAGATCGCGGACGGCTACCTGTTCACGACGATCGGTCGCCAGTTCTTCATCAGCGTCGAGGTGCCGGCCGCATACGACCCGGCCGCCGACGCATTGGTCGACATCGCACCGTCCGTGCTCAAGCACGACCCGGTGGTCAAGGCCTGCGTCTAG
- a CDS encoding D-alanine--D-alanine ligase family protein, producing the protein MDPSVDKPRLAVIFGGRSSEHGVSCLTAREVLAVIDREKYDVQPIGITREGDWVSETAEWPDLEPGTLPEVRAGNAAFTWEALHEFDAVFPLLHGPWGEDGTIQGLLEMANVRYVGAGVLASAVGMDKPFTKTVFSAGGLPQIPYVTIQLWQWKSQHDRVIARIKALGLPVFVKPARAGSSSGVMMVDSWDELDGAVAKAQDFDPKVVVEAAAKNKRELECAVMQQPDGTPIASVVGEITVAEESNHEFYDFEAKYLDGTSVNIVPADISTTLSERIRTYAVQAFEAIGAEGLARVDFFDTSDGLIINEINTMPGFTPFSMFPLLWEASGVPYAELVDRLIQLALNRDTGLR; encoded by the coding sequence ATGGACCCCTCAGTCGACAAGCCCCGCCTGGCCGTGATCTTTGGCGGTCGTTCCAGCGAACATGGCGTCTCCTGCCTCACGGCGCGCGAGGTGCTCGCTGTGATCGATCGCGAGAAGTACGACGTACAGCCGATCGGCATCACCCGTGAGGGTGACTGGGTGTCCGAAACGGCCGAATGGCCGGACCTCGAGCCAGGCACGCTGCCCGAGGTGCGCGCCGGCAACGCCGCATTCACCTGGGAAGCTCTGCACGAGTTCGATGCCGTTTTCCCGCTGCTCCACGGCCCGTGGGGCGAAGACGGCACGATCCAGGGCCTGCTCGAGATGGCGAATGTCCGCTACGTCGGCGCCGGCGTCCTCGCCAGTGCCGTCGGTATGGACAAGCCGTTCACCAAGACCGTGTTCTCCGCTGGCGGTCTGCCGCAGATCCCGTACGTCACGATCCAGCTGTGGCAGTGGAAGAGCCAGCACGATCGGGTGATTGCCCGGATCAAGGCACTCGGCCTGCCGGTGTTCGTCAAGCCGGCCCGCGCAGGATCAAGCTCGGGCGTGATGATGGTCGACTCGTGGGACGAGCTCGACGGTGCCGTCGCCAAGGCTCAGGACTTCGATCCCAAGGTTGTCGTCGAAGCCGCCGCCAAGAACAAGCGCGAGCTCGAGTGCGCTGTCATGCAGCAGCCGGACGGTACGCCGATCGCCAGTGTCGTCGGCGAGATCACCGTCGCCGAAGAGTCCAACCATGAGTTCTATGACTTCGAGGCGAAGTACCTCGACGGCACCAGCGTCAACATCGTGCCCGCCGACATCTCGACGACGTTGAGCGAGCGGATCCGTACCTACGCGGTGCAGGCGTTCGAGGCGATCGGTGCCGAAGGCCTGGCGCGCGTCGACTTCTTCGACACATCAGACGGCCTGATCATCAACGAGATCAACACGATGCCCGGATTCACCCCATTCTCGATGTTCCCGTTGCTGTGGGAGGCGAGTGGTGTGCCGTACGCCGAGCTCGTCGATCGCCTGATCCAGCTGGCGCTCAACCGCGACACAGGTCTGCGCTAG
- a CDS encoding aminotransferase class I/II-fold pyridoxal phosphate-dependent enzyme — translation MHGHDLSPSTIAVGAGRPNRVPGGPLNAPITLASALVPGGQSEYGRHGNPTWDSFEQVLGALEGGRALAFASGIAASTALFDLVPAKSVVVAPRGAYYGTVDQLKERARRGQIELRLVDMDNTAEIIAASESAALVWIESPTNPGLQIADIEAITHAAAKSGTAVAVDNTFATPLRQRPLELGADFVVHSASKLLSGHSDVVLGAIVTNSERAHKAIEKRRSTLGAIPGAMETWLAARGIRTLHVRLDRAEANAKELHKRLSAHRLISSSRYPGFGTIIALEVVGGPQVAQKMTEQSDIITYATSLGGVESTWERRRRHPGESESVPEGLIRLSVGIEDVEDLWIDIQNVLAATN, via the coding sequence ATGCACGGACACGATCTCTCGCCCTCGACCATTGCGGTCGGCGCGGGACGGCCAAACCGCGTGCCAGGGGGCCCGCTCAACGCACCGATCACGCTTGCCAGCGCGCTGGTTCCGGGTGGTCAGTCCGAGTACGGACGCCACGGCAATCCGACCTGGGACTCGTTTGAGCAGGTGCTCGGTGCCCTCGAAGGTGGGCGTGCGCTCGCGTTCGCATCGGGCATAGCTGCCTCCACTGCGCTCTTTGATCTCGTGCCGGCCAAGTCTGTGGTTGTCGCCCCCCGTGGTGCCTACTACGGCACGGTCGACCAGCTCAAGGAGCGTGCGCGCCGCGGTCAGATCGAGCTCCGCCTCGTCGACATGGACAACACAGCCGAGATCATCGCCGCGTCCGAGAGCGCTGCGCTCGTCTGGATCGAGTCGCCCACCAACCCGGGACTCCAGATCGCCGATATCGAAGCCATCACACATGCCGCCGCCAAGTCCGGCACCGCGGTCGCGGTCGACAACACCTTCGCCACTCCCCTGCGCCAGCGCCCACTCGAGCTCGGCGCCGACTTCGTCGTCCACTCCGCATCCAAGCTGCTGTCAGGGCACAGCGACGTGGTGCTGGGTGCGATCGTCACCAACAGCGAACGCGCCCACAAGGCGATCGAGAAGCGCCGGTCAACGCTCGGCGCAATCCCCGGAGCCATGGAGACCTGGCTGGCTGCTCGCGGCATCCGCACGCTCCACGTTCGGCTCGACCGCGCCGAGGCAAACGCCAAGGAACTGCACAAGCGCCTGTCGGCACACCGGCTCATCAGCTCGTCGCGCTACCCCGGCTTCGGCACGATCATCGCTCTCGAAGTCGTCGGCGGCCCGCAGGTCGCGCAGAAGATGACTGAGCAGAGCGACATCATCACGTACGCCACCAGCCTCGGCGGTGTGGAGTCGACGTGGGAGCGCCGTCGCCGTCACCCTGGTGAGTCTGAGTCCGTCCCAGAGGGACTGATTCGACTCTCGGTCGGCATCGAAGATGTTGAGGACCTCTGGATCGATATCCAGAACGTCCTCGCCGCGACGAACTAG